Proteins from one Gimesia maris genomic window:
- a CDS encoding glycosyltransferase family 2 protein: MSDPDSISNNSLSVRGRVIAVMPAYNAASTLERTVADIPEGSVDEIVLVDDCSSDNTVEVAKRLGLTVIQHERNKGYGGNQKTCYRYALDAGADYVVMIHPDYQYDSRVIPVATELIRLGICDVILGSRIRTRAETLSGGMPFYKYVANRFLTIVENIALGQNLGDFHSGFRAYSRKVLETIPFDKNSDDFIFDTQFLAQAVRFGFKLSDIPVPVRYFEEASSINFRRSARYGILTLAVMLQFWLNRLKIWKSDLFSQNQQYLVD; encoded by the coding sequence ATGTCTGACCCCGATTCCATCTCAAACAACTCCTTGTCGGTCCGTGGGCGAGTCATTGCTGTGATGCCCGCCTATAACGCTGCCAGTACCCTGGAACGGACGGTGGCGGATATCCCTGAGGGCTCAGTAGATGAAATCGTACTGGTTGATGACTGCAGCAGTGACAATACAGTCGAAGTCGCAAAACGCTTGGGCTTAACGGTGATTCAGCATGAACGAAATAAAGGCTATGGTGGAAACCAGAAGACCTGTTATCGTTATGCCCTGGATGCGGGAGCAGATTATGTCGTGATGATCCATCCTGATTATCAGTACGACAGTCGGGTCATCCCTGTGGCAACCGAACTGATTCGGCTGGGGATTTGTGATGTGATTCTAGGTTCACGCATTCGAACCCGGGCGGAGACCCTGTCGGGGGGGATGCCTTTTTATAAATATGTCGCGAATCGCTTTCTGACGATTGTCGAAAATATTGCCCTGGGTCAGAACCTGGGAGATTTTCACAGTGGCTTTCGTGCTTACAGCCGCAAAGTTCTGGAGACGATTCCCTTCGACAAGAATTCGGATGATTTTATTTTCGACACTCAGTTCCTGGCGCAGGCAGTGCGATTTGGTTTTAAGCTGAGCGACATCCCGGTACCGGTTCGTTATTTTGAAGAAGCATCAAGTATCAATTTCAGACGCAGCGCCCGTTATGGAATACTGACACTGGCAGTGATGCTGCAATTCTGGCTAAACCGACTGAAGATCTGGAAATCGGATCTGTTCTCTCAGAATCAGCAGTATCTTGTCGATTGA
- a CDS encoding sensor domain-containing diguanylate cyclase, whose protein sequence is MSYLIASIIEVFTHNVSQGVTNASVAAIAGVCLLQYIVYTLKMSAVRKENEQFQRNLSEFEVELQDIQSDRAMTLIENHILREFVSQSDFDQAIELLLKRYVPSLRDGFGLYLNHIDGEFKLRESRGVSRNTKAVYDIDRSLLKQLRNQNVLVLRGEKLRESSVYQCFHDQDKARIQKLCLLAVYDKKDISGIFITTDLYPEGVDEVQQIKLAKRLLICVSRNIVKNQDFESHRFELRVTREQLELRSLADQQFKTPVIMLEEFLDRLRQLTNSSRAGLFLSTPGDVSGCKAIVECGITLQSGVKARWREHEMNLVQLGLNSGENTSLSGDQLENHGIRSLVGAALISPLITNRKRIGVLCLTSQDSQPYDERSLRLISWASQFLSNTLLKVLSHATIERQAKQDGLTGLVNRRSFDELFEDQFQRAQSAEMACSLILIDLDHFKSVNDTYGHQAGDEVLRRVAQILRERIQEIRSSDNVIAARYGGEELAILLPEVGLTGTERIAEVIRHSIESSVIKFNEVHIPVTASLGISTYSPHIMDSVQAMLAAADSALYQAKAEGRNRVCSLTSTPV, encoded by the coding sequence TTGTCTTACCTTATAGCATCAATCATCGAAGTATTCACTCACAATGTGTCGCAGGGCGTCACAAATGCCAGTGTTGCGGCCATCGCTGGTGTCTGTCTGCTGCAATATATTGTGTACACACTCAAGATGTCAGCCGTCCGCAAAGAGAACGAACAGTTTCAGCGTAATCTATCTGAATTTGAAGTCGAGTTACAGGATATTCAGTCTGATCGGGCGATGACGCTGATCGAGAATCATATCTTGAGAGAGTTCGTATCGCAGTCCGATTTCGATCAGGCAATCGAACTGCTCCTGAAACGATATGTTCCTTCACTACGAGATGGGTTTGGGTTGTATTTGAATCACATTGATGGCGAATTCAAGCTTCGTGAATCACGGGGTGTTTCGCGCAACACGAAAGCCGTATATGACATTGACCGGAGTTTACTGAAGCAACTGCGGAATCAGAATGTGCTTGTACTGCGTGGTGAAAAACTCCGGGAATCGAGTGTGTATCAATGTTTTCACGATCAGGACAAAGCCCGGATCCAAAAGCTGTGCCTGCTGGCCGTCTATGATAAAAAAGATATCTCAGGAATCTTTATTACAACGGATCTGTATCCTGAAGGGGTTGATGAAGTACAGCAGATCAAACTGGCGAAGCGACTGCTGATCTGTGTGTCTCGCAATATTGTCAAGAATCAGGATTTTGAATCGCATCGATTTGAGTTACGCGTGACACGTGAACAACTCGAGTTGCGTTCTTTAGCAGACCAGCAGTTCAAGACTCCCGTGATTATGCTGGAAGAGTTTCTGGATCGATTACGACAACTGACCAATTCAAGCCGAGCAGGTCTATTTCTTTCAACGCCCGGCGATGTGAGTGGCTGCAAGGCGATAGTCGAATGTGGAATCACGCTTCAGTCCGGTGTCAAAGCCCGCTGGCGTGAACATGAGATGAACCTGGTGCAACTGGGGCTCAACTCAGGGGAAAATACTTCTCTTTCGGGTGATCAACTGGAAAACCATGGGATTCGCTCTCTGGTGGGGGCCGCTCTGATTTCACCTCTGATCACAAACCGGAAACGTATTGGTGTGCTCTGTCTGACCAGTCAGGACAGTCAACCCTATGATGAACGATCATTAAGGCTGATCTCCTGGGCTTCACAGTTTTTATCCAATACTCTGTTGAAAGTGCTCAGCCATGCGACCATTGAACGTCAGGCGAAACAGGATGGTTTAACGGGACTGGTCAATCGACGTTCGTTTGATGAACTGTTTGAAGATCAGTTTCAGCGGGCCCAATCAGCCGAGATGGCCTGTTCACTGATTTTAATCGACCTGGATCACTTCAAATCGGTCAACGATACCTATGGTCATCAGGCTGGAGATGAAGTCCTGAGACGGGTCGCGCAGATTTTGCGAGAACGCATTCAAGAGATTCGCTCATCGGATAATGTCATTGCTGCCCGCTATGGCGGTGAAGAATTGGCAATTCTGTTACCAGAAGTGGGACTGACGGGTACGGAGCGAATCGCTGAAGTGATACGTCATTCTATTGAATCCAGCGTGATCAAATTTAACGAAGTGCACATCCCAGTTACAGCGAGCCTGGGGATCTCGACCTATTCCCCCCACATAATGGATAGTGTTCAGGCGATGTTAGCTGCTGCGGACAGTGCCCTGTATCAGGCAAAAGCGGAAGGGCGCAATCGAGTTTGCAGCCTGACTTCGACCCCGGTTTAA
- a CDS encoding 3-keto-disaccharide hydrolase → MTAPSASAEDQPEKNGTKKAEAGASTKAEKQPKTKWISLFNGKNLDGWKVPQFGGEGEVHVEKGNLILEMGVDLTGATLVDTKDFPLTNYEVELEAMRVDGTDFFCGLTFPVKKDPCSFILGGWGGSLCGISSIDGDDASQNSTTTFQTFKKNQWYKIRLQVTDHKIQVWLDGKQIVDQNLKDRKISIRHEVELSRPFGITSFCTTAALKNIRIRKLDPAEVAKTAPQK, encoded by the coding sequence ATGACTGCTCCCTCAGCCTCTGCAGAGGATCAGCCAGAAAAAAATGGGACAAAAAAAGCAGAAGCAGGTGCCAGCACAAAAGCAGAGAAACAACCCAAAACGAAATGGATCTCTCTGTTCAACGGTAAAAACCTGGATGGCTGGAAGGTCCCTCAATTCGGAGGGGAAGGTGAAGTCCATGTCGAAAAGGGAAACCTGATTCTGGAAATGGGCGTCGATCTGACCGGCGCCACTCTCGTCGACACGAAAGATTTCCCCCTGACGAACTATGAAGTCGAACTGGAAGCTATGCGCGTGGATGGAACCGACTTCTTCTGTGGACTGACTTTTCCTGTTAAAAAAGATCCCTGCTCCTTTATCCTGGGAGGCTGGGGGGGGAGCCTGTGTGGTATTTCCAGCATCGACGGAGATGACGCATCACAAAACAGCACGACCACGTTTCAGACATTTAAAAAGAATCAATGGTATAAAATTCGTCTACAGGTCACCGACCATAAGATTCAGGTCTGGCTGGATGGAAAACAGATAGTCGATCAGAATCTGAAAGATCGCAAAATCTCAATCCGCCACGAAGTTGAACTCTCCCGTCCCTTCGGCATCACCTCTTTCTGCACGACGGCTGCTTTGAAAAATATTCGCATAAGGAAACTGGATCCCGCAGAAGTCGCCAAAACTGCACCACAGAAATAA
- the aroF gene encoding 3-deoxy-7-phosphoheptulonate synthase, with the protein MIVVMKPNATEEMVQAMVRRVEEMGLKAHVIIGEERTVIAAAGIKRDGHQEVLESCAEVEKVVPIIAAYKVASKETKPEPTVVTTRDLTIGGSHVGVIAGPCSVESEEQILQVAHQVKAAGATGLRGGAFKPRTSPYSFQGMKEDGLKLLALAREETGLAVVTEVMTPNHVDLLCKYADVLQIGARNMQNYHLLQAVGETRLPVLLKRGPSATIEEFLLAAEYILDQGNQQVILCERGVRTFETHTRFTLPLATVPYLHERTHLPVVIDPSHGTGIASLVPPMCAAAIAAGCDGLILEVHPDPSRAMSDGAQSLTPDAFSQTMDLCRKVAAAVGKELG; encoded by the coding sequence ATGATTGTTGTGATGAAACCCAATGCCACTGAAGAAATGGTCCAGGCCATGGTCAGACGCGTCGAAGAAATGGGGCTGAAGGCCCACGTCATCATCGGTGAAGAACGAACCGTCATCGCCGCTGCAGGCATCAAACGCGACGGGCATCAGGAAGTACTGGAATCCTGTGCTGAAGTCGAAAAAGTCGTCCCCATCATCGCCGCTTATAAGGTCGCCAGCAAAGAAACCAAGCCAGAACCTACGGTCGTCACTACACGCGACCTTACAATTGGTGGTTCGCATGTCGGCGTGATCGCCGGCCCCTGCTCGGTCGAAAGTGAAGAACAGATCCTGCAGGTCGCTCACCAGGTCAAAGCCGCTGGTGCCACCGGACTTCGTGGCGGCGCCTTCAAACCCCGTACCAGCCCCTACTCTTTCCAGGGAATGAAAGAGGACGGCCTCAAACTCCTCGCGCTGGCTCGTGAAGAAACCGGTCTCGCCGTCGTCACTGAAGTCATGACACCAAACCATGTCGATCTGTTATGCAAATATGCCGACGTCCTGCAGATCGGTGCCCGCAATATGCAAAACTACCATCTCCTGCAGGCGGTCGGCGAAACCCGCCTGCCCGTCCTGCTGAAACGTGGCCCTTCCGCCACCATCGAAGAGTTCCTGCTCGCCGCCGAATACATCCTCGACCAGGGAAATCAGCAGGTCATTCTCTGTGAACGTGGCGTCCGTACATTCGAAACCCATACCCGCTTCACACTTCCACTGGCCACCGTTCCTTACCTGCATGAACGCACCCACCTGCCTGTCGTCATCGATCCCAGTCATGGAACGGGCATCGCCAGCCTGGTCCCTCCCATGTGTGCCGCTGCGATTGCTGCCGGCTGTGACGGCCTGATCCTGGAAGTTCACCCGGACCCCTCCCGCGCCATGAGCGATGGAGCCCAGTCTCTGACACCGGACGCCTTCTCACAGACGATGGATCTCTGCCGCAAGGTTGCAGCAGCCGTCGGGAAAGAATTAGGATAA
- a CDS encoding sugar phosphate isomerase/epimerase family protein, with protein MKLCLFSVSYAGFWGQHALSLNEFISQSAKLGYDSVMLMGKRPHLAPLDCSPELIESINGALKHHQIKCAIIGGYTDFAGSAAAEVPLVELQIQYVQQLAEIASQLGASTVRIFTAYDSPRQTPQALWNQTVSALQECCDRAAEYDVTLAVQNHHDVGVHSDALLELLFDIDRPNCKLGFDAWSPALRGENLFDAARKMAPHTAITTNADYIKLPRFTYQPDLINYQRQEPDLVRAVKFGTGFIDYSSFFHGLKEGGFNGIATYEMCSPVRGGGSLDNLNEYASEYLSWMKTHLL; from the coding sequence ATGAAGCTCTGTCTTTTTTCAGTCAGTTATGCCGGTTTCTGGGGACAGCATGCCTTGAGCTTGAATGAATTCATCTCGCAGTCAGCAAAACTGGGCTACGATTCCGTGATGCTCATGGGAAAACGTCCTCACCTGGCACCTCTTGACTGTTCTCCGGAACTGATTGAATCCATCAACGGTGCCCTCAAACATCATCAGATTAAATGTGCAATCATCGGCGGCTATACCGATTTCGCTGGCTCCGCTGCAGCCGAAGTTCCCCTGGTCGAACTGCAGATTCAATACGTTCAGCAACTCGCGGAAATCGCCAGCCAGCTGGGTGCTTCAACCGTTCGCATCTTTACCGCCTATGATTCTCCCCGACAGACACCCCAGGCACTCTGGAATCAAACGGTATCCGCGTTACAGGAATGCTGTGACCGGGCAGCGGAATACGATGTCACCCTCGCCGTTCAGAACCATCATGATGTCGGCGTGCATTCCGATGCCCTGCTCGAACTTCTGTTTGATATCGACCGTCCCAACTGCAAACTCGGCTTCGATGCCTGGTCCCCTGCGCTGCGCGGCGAAAATCTGTTTGATGCCGCTCGCAAAATGGCGCCCCACACCGCCATCACAACCAACGCCGACTACATCAAACTCCCTCGCTTTACTTACCAGCCCGACCTCATCAACTACCAGCGACAGGAACCAGACCTGGTCCGTGCTGTCAAATTCGGCACAGGTTTCATCGATTACTCATCCTTCTTCCACGGTTTGAAAGAAGGTGGCTTCAACGGTATCGCCACCTACGAAATGTGTTCCCCTGTCCGTGGCGGAGGCAGCCTCGATAATCTGAATGAGTACGCCAGCGAATATCTGAGCTGGATGAAAACACATCTGCTCTGA
- a CDS encoding sulfatase: MWFRNIIYNLLFFWGSLVGVGAVSAAETSDNSQPNVLLIAIDDLRTELGCYGLPYVQSPSLDQLASEGVLFTNHFVQVPTCGASRYALLTGRSPRNSGVTRKNQAFYQGDSALSVNQTAGAQTMPELFRRSGYQTTCIGKISHTADGRVFEYNGTGDGRDELPHAWDELATPFGSWKRGWGIFFAYANGRSREDGSGIRDLMEFKVEQDEELPDGLLARQAIEKLREYKEGGKPFFLGLGFFKPHLPFVAPKQDWDAFENVEIPPVPHPEKPESAYWHKSGEFYNYDMEFEKTRPLSREARENVRRGYLACVRYTDRQVGKVLTALDELGMRENTIVIVWGDHGWFLGDSALWAKHAPLERALKSTLMIRAPGVAEAGLKSAALVETVDIYPTLIDLCQPAFRKTEYPLDGMSLKPILTGEETEIREAALSYWNDAVSVRTQQYRMTASMKRGKPTKIELYDITENPDPIENLAKSKPKVVEKLSKFLPGEK; this comes from the coding sequence ATGTGGTTTCGAAATATTATTTACAATCTATTGTTTTTTTGGGGTTCCCTGGTTGGGGTGGGCGCTGTTTCCGCTGCTGAAACTTCGGATAATTCGCAACCCAATGTGTTACTGATTGCGATTGATGACTTGCGAACAGAGCTGGGGTGTTACGGTCTGCCTTATGTGCAGAGTCCGTCGCTGGATCAATTGGCGTCGGAAGGAGTACTGTTTACGAACCATTTTGTGCAGGTGCCGACTTGTGGCGCATCACGCTATGCATTGCTGACGGGGCGCAGCCCCCGCAATTCTGGAGTGACGCGCAAAAACCAGGCATTTTACCAGGGGGACTCCGCCTTGTCTGTGAATCAGACAGCCGGGGCGCAGACGATGCCGGAACTGTTTCGGCGGAGTGGGTACCAGACGACGTGTATCGGCAAGATTTCCCATACGGCGGACGGCCGGGTCTTTGAGTATAACGGAACAGGTGATGGTCGTGACGAATTGCCTCACGCATGGGATGAACTGGCGACTCCTTTTGGTTCCTGGAAGCGGGGCTGGGGGATCTTTTTTGCGTATGCGAATGGACGCAGTCGGGAGGATGGCAGCGGAATCCGGGACCTGATGGAGTTCAAAGTCGAGCAGGATGAAGAACTGCCCGATGGTCTGCTGGCCAGGCAGGCGATTGAAAAACTGCGTGAATACAAAGAGGGGGGCAAGCCTTTTTTCCTGGGACTGGGATTCTTCAAACCGCATTTGCCATTTGTCGCGCCGAAACAGGACTGGGACGCATTTGAGAATGTAGAAATCCCGCCGGTCCCTCATCCGGAGAAACCAGAATCCGCGTACTGGCATAAGAGCGGCGAGTTTTACAATTACGACATGGAGTTTGAGAAAACCCGACCCCTGTCACGCGAGGCGCGGGAGAATGTGCGACGAGGTTACCTGGCGTGTGTGCGTTATACTGATCGGCAGGTGGGCAAAGTCTTAACAGCCTTGGATGAACTGGGGATGCGCGAGAATACGATTGTTATCGTTTGGGGTGATCATGGCTGGTTTCTGGGGGATTCCGCATTGTGGGCGAAGCATGCGCCACTGGAGCGGGCTTTGAAGAGTACGTTGATGATCCGCGCGCCTGGTGTGGCGGAGGCGGGGTTGAAGTCGGCTGCTCTGGTGGAGACTGTGGATATCTATCCTACGCTGATTGATTTATGTCAGCCTGCATTTCGGAAGACAGAATATCCGCTGGATGGTATGAGTCTGAAACCGATTCTGACGGGTGAGGAAACCGAGATTCGTGAAGCGGCGCTGAGTTACTGGAATGACGCAGTGAGTGTGCGCACACAGCAGTATCGAATGACGGCGAGCATGAAAAGAGGGAAGCCGACCAAAATTGAGCTGTATGATATTACAGAGAATCCAGACCCTATTGAGAATCTGGCAAAGTCAAAGCCGAAGGTTGTGGAAAAGTTGAGTAAGTTTCTTCCCGGAGAGAAGTGA
- a CDS encoding protein-L-isoaspartate(D-aspartate) O-methyltransferase codes for MSSNSESVQSDDNFISARQTMIEQHLRQREITDPRVLEAIARVPREQFVPPESQRFAYNDCALPIDCHQTISQPYTVAFMCAAAQLTGNEVVLEIGTGSGYGAAVLSLLAREVHTIERIPALASQAAERLQRLGYDNVHVYTEDGTLGLTQAAPFDAIIVTASSEELPEPYQVQLSEGGRIIIPLGSESTGQRMYRFTLNNGKLSEEVLGAFVFVPLIGKYGHPSDHPE; via the coding sequence ATGAGCAGTAATTCCGAATCCGTTCAAAGCGATGACAACTTCATTTCAGCCAGACAGACCATGATTGAACAGCACCTCCGCCAGCGGGAAATCACTGACCCCCGCGTACTGGAGGCCATTGCCCGTGTTCCCCGTGAACAGTTTGTTCCTCCCGAATCGCAGCGATTTGCCTATAATGATTGCGCACTCCCCATTGACTGTCATCAGACTATCTCTCAACCTTATACCGTCGCCTTCATGTGTGCCGCTGCACAATTGACTGGAAACGAAGTGGTTCTCGAAATCGGCACGGGCTCCGGTTACGGTGCTGCCGTCCTCTCTCTACTCGCCCGTGAAGTCCATACGATTGAACGCATTCCCGCACTCGCCAGTCAGGCTGCCGAACGACTGCAGCGCCTCGGTTATGACAATGTTCACGTCTACACCGAGGATGGCACGCTCGGCTTGACCCAGGCAGCCCCCTTCGATGCCATCATCGTCACTGCATCTTCAGAGGAGTTGCCTGAACCCTATCAGGTACAGCTTTCCGAGGGAGGAAGAATCATTATCCCCCTCGGCTCTGAGTCAACCGGCCAGCGCATGTACCGCTTCACGCTCAACAATGGAAAACTCTCTGAAGAAGTCCTGGGGGCATTCGTCTTCGTCCCGCTGATCGGTAAATACGGACACCCTTCAGATCATCCTGAGTAA
- a CDS encoding amidohydrolase: MMRANFVKSVGCVLTLFLLVRLVPAKEKAPEKLSAPQQTAVEDVTRRADDLKAVNQSIWNYAEVGLQENQSSQLLIEKLKEEGFTVKSGVADMPTAFVASYGSGKPVIGILAEYDALPGLSQKTVPFREAQTEGGAGHACGHSGLGTAALGAALAAKVAIDKHQLKGTVRLYGTPAEETGLGKVYMLLDGQFEDLDICLHWHPSNNTNVHLGSSKALVSVKFTFTGLPAHASVSPESGVSALDAVELMNTGVNYMREHVKEDARMHYVIIDGGGQPNVVPAKATVWYYVRSNTHEDLERNYKWVVDIAKGAALMTRTKLAVQVDTDNHELIPNTPLSEVIHGKLMTIGPPEFSEEEKAFARRIQQPLIEEFGQQFPVAIDSRVHSLLESKTSSKGSTDVGDISWHIPTGGLRTTCFAAGNPGHSWQNVACIGSSIGEKGILYAAQALAATTVELMENPALVTEAKADFDQRMKDRKYITLIPKGQKPPVKIR, translated from the coding sequence ATGATGCGAGCGAACTTTGTGAAATCTGTCGGGTGTGTGCTGACTCTGTTTCTGTTGGTTCGCCTGGTCCCAGCGAAGGAAAAAGCTCCCGAGAAGCTGAGTGCACCCCAACAGACGGCGGTCGAGGATGTCACCAGGCGGGCAGATGATCTGAAAGCGGTCAACCAGTCGATCTGGAATTACGCGGAAGTTGGTCTGCAGGAAAATCAGTCCTCCCAGTTGCTGATTGAGAAACTGAAGGAGGAGGGGTTCACGGTGAAGAGTGGCGTGGCTGATATGCCCACCGCGTTTGTGGCGAGTTATGGAAGCGGAAAACCTGTGATTGGGATTCTGGCGGAATATGATGCGCTGCCCGGCCTGTCGCAAAAGACGGTTCCCTTTCGCGAAGCTCAGACAGAAGGGGGCGCGGGACATGCCTGTGGTCATAGTGGACTGGGGACAGCCGCGCTGGGGGCTGCATTAGCGGCGAAAGTCGCGATCGACAAGCATCAATTGAAAGGGACCGTGCGTCTGTATGGAACGCCGGCGGAAGAGACCGGTCTTGGGAAAGTTTACATGCTGCTGGACGGGCAGTTTGAGGATCTGGATATCTGTCTGCACTGGCATCCCTCCAATAATACCAACGTACATCTGGGGAGTTCGAAAGCGCTGGTGTCGGTGAAGTTCACCTTCACGGGTTTGCCTGCGCATGCTTCGGTGAGTCCGGAGAGTGGCGTGAGTGCTCTGGATGCGGTCGAGCTGATGAATACCGGCGTGAATTATATGCGCGAGCATGTAAAAGAAGATGCGCGGATGCATTACGTGATCATCGACGGCGGTGGTCAGCCCAACGTGGTGCCTGCGAAAGCGACCGTCTGGTATTACGTGCGGTCAAATACGCATGAGGATCTGGAGCGGAATTATAAATGGGTGGTTGATATTGCCAAAGGGGCGGCGCTGATGACGCGGACGAAACTTGCGGTACAGGTCGACACGGATAATCACGAGTTGATTCCCAATACGCCTTTATCGGAAGTGATTCACGGGAAGTTGATGACGATCGGGCCGCCTGAATTTTCTGAAGAAGAGAAAGCGTTTGCCCGCCGGATACAGCAACCACTGATTGAGGAGTTCGGTCAGCAGTTTCCGGTAGCGATAGACAGCCGCGTGCATTCATTGCTGGAATCGAAAACGTCGTCTAAAGGTTCGACAGACGTGGGTGATATCAGCTGGCATATTCCCACGGGGGGGTTGCGGACGACCTGTTTTGCTGCGGGGAACCCGGGACACAGCTGGCAGAACGTCGCCTGTATTGGCTCTTCGATAGGTGAGAAGGGAATTCTGTATGCAGCCCAGGCGCTGGCGGCAACGACTGTGGAGTTGATGGAGAATCCTGCTTTAGTCACCGAAGCCAAAGCGGATTTTGACCAGCGAATGAAAGACCGAAAATATATCACACTGATTCCGAAGGGACAGAAGCCACCAGTGAAGATCCGGTAA
- a CDS encoding tetratricopeptide repeat protein — MLNLSLRLLSGGVLLLLCLSACIPVPMTTPELYRPLSHFDPADNITDYENHLARFNVAIEADATDIDARFARALLYMGVGKYLPAEDDLTAAIKVADRRPDYSRERLASIYLHRGLLRWNAEQVDLAIADYTQAIELDPEDWEAYFHRWQAYNHHEEPEKAEQDREQGMKLKPSVFKKEYVLRYDGIVL, encoded by the coding sequence ATGCTGAATTTGTCATTGCGCCTGCTTTCGGGAGGCGTGCTGTTGCTGCTCTGTCTTTCGGCATGTATTCCGGTTCCGATGACGACTCCTGAACTGTATCGGCCGCTCTCTCATTTCGATCCGGCGGATAATATTACGGATTATGAGAACCATCTGGCCCGCTTCAACGTGGCGATTGAAGCGGATGCGACCGACATTGATGCCCGATTTGCCCGCGCACTGCTGTATATGGGCGTGGGAAAATATCTGCCTGCCGAGGATGATCTGACGGCGGCGATTAAGGTGGCGGATCGACGTCCCGATTACAGCAGGGAACGTCTGGCTTCCATCTATTTGCATCGAGGGTTATTGCGTTGGAACGCCGAGCAGGTTGATCTGGCAATTGCCGATTATACGCAGGCTATTGAACTGGACCCGGAAGACTGGGAAGCTTATTTTCATCGCTGGCAGGCGTACAATCATCATGAAGAACCTGAGAAAGCCGAACAGGATCGCGAACAGGGCATGAAACTCAAGCCCAGTGTCTTCAAGAAAGAGTACGTGTTACGCTATGACGGGATCGTGCTGTAG
- a CDS encoding DUF1559 domain-containing protein, whose amino-acid sequence MRNSSFCRYLPRMYRRHAFTLIELLVVIAIIAILVALLLPAVQQAREAARRSSCKNNLKQLALALQNYHSTYDVFPPGSANGAGDNPNGAHGSGAVAIGGSWILMILANLEQSAMFDDFMTIANERNEVQDWLGNGTYTSQGMEVGSKPYNAMLCPSHPVNREQFGNGTGLEHLARGNYAANYGKAGYGRVHTNDAKIGGIFGNNSSISIRDIKDGTTNTLALSELKFRLQSSSGPSSQDTRGTWPYGVMGANIFSTQTGPNSTTPDGIWGCRSYPDEGMPCIQIGSPYTEMYSAARSYHAGGVQGAMADGSVRFFSDNIDMTLWHALSTRGGREVIENF is encoded by the coding sequence ATGCGAAACTCTTCTTTCTGCCGTTATCTTCCCCGGATGTATCGTCGTCATGCTTTTACATTAATCGAACTTTTGGTCGTCATTGCCATTATCGCGATCCTGGTCGCTTTGTTGCTTCCGGCAGTCCAGCAGGCACGGGAAGCCGCCCGACGGTCATCCTGCAAAAATAATCTAAAGCAACTCGCACTCGCATTACAGAACTACCATTCGACCTATGATGTTTTCCCCCCTGGTAGTGCAAACGGTGCCGGCGATAACCCGAACGGAGCCCATGGATCAGGGGCGGTCGCCATCGGGGGTTCCTGGATTCTCATGATCCTCGCCAACCTGGAGCAGTCTGCCATGTTCGACGATTTCATGACCATCGCCAATGAACGCAACGAAGTACAGGACTGGCTGGGAAATGGAACTTATACCTCACAGGGCATGGAGGTTGGCAGTAAACCGTACAACGCCATGTTGTGTCCGTCACACCCAGTCAATCGAGAGCAGTTTGGCAACGGAACCGGTCTGGAACACCTGGCCCGGGGAAATTATGCAGCCAACTACGGGAAAGCCGGATATGGGCGTGTGCATACCAATGATGCTAAAATTGGTGGCATCTTCGGGAATAATTCCAGTATCTCCATTCGAGATATTAAAGACGGTACTACCAACACGCTGGCTTTAAGCGAACTGAAGTTTCGACTGCAAAGTTCCTCCGGCCCTTCCAGTCAGGATACTCGAGGTACCTGGCCATACGGAGTGATGGGTGCGAATATTTTCAGCACTCAGACCGGCCCTAACAGCACCACTCCGGACGGAATCTGGGGCTGTCGCAGTTACCCCGATGAAGGAATGCCCTGTATCCAGATCGGGTCACCTTATACCGAAATGTATTCCGCTGCACGCAGCTATCATGCCGGTGGAGTTCAGGGAGCCATGGCCGATGGTTCGGTAAGATTTTTCTCAGATAATATCGACATGACACTCTGGCACGCGTTGAGCACACGCGGCGGGCGGGAAGTCATCGAAAACTTTTAA